A stretch of DNA from bacterium:
GGCGAAAAAGTAAGCACAACCATGTGGATTATTGCTGGGGCATTCGTCCTCAGGTATGTTCTTTTCAAAGGTTAACATGAGCGAATGGGAAGAAATACCGAAGTATCCCACATGCTTCGTCTGCGGAGAAAGAAACCCCATAGGGCTTAACATGACATTTTATGGAAGGGGTTCAGAGGTTGAGGCTGAGTTCATTGCAAAGCCTGAATACTGTGGCTACGAGGGAATAGTCCACGGCGGGATAATTACCGCGGTGCTTGATGAAGGCATGGGCTGGACAGGATGGATGGTGTTCGGAAAGTATTATCTGACGATGGAGCTTAAAGTCCGATTCCGCGCACCAGTCCGACCAAATGTGAGATACAAATTCAAAGGTGAAATGACCAAGCATCGCGGAAAAATATTTTTCGCAAGAGGCAGTTTAA
This window harbors:
- a CDS encoding PaaI family thioesterase codes for the protein MFFSKVNMSEWEEIPKYPTCFVCGERNPIGLNMTFYGRGSEVEAEFIAKPEYCGYEGIVHGGIITAVLDEGMGWTGWMVFGKYYLTMELKVRFRAPVRPNVRYKFKGEMTKHRGKIFFARGSLIDPDGAVVADGEGKYYIVENI